One Cellulomonas taurus genomic region harbors:
- a CDS encoding response regulator, with translation MSDVIRVGLVDDQQLVRAGFRLVIDSQPDLDVVLEAGDGDQAVRALMPGTPQSRSLGPVDVVLMDVRMPQMDGLTATARIIDSATPEHPAPKIIVLTTFDLDEYVLSAIRAGASGFLLKDAPPEDMLQAIRTVHAGDAVIAPSSTRRLLEHLVTALPAEQPEAGAAQEALASLTDREREVLVLMARGRSNTEIGAELYVAEATVKTHVGRVLAKLGARDRVQAVVVAYETGLIVPGS, from the coding sequence ATGAGCGACGTGATTCGGGTCGGCCTGGTCGACGACCAGCAGTTGGTGCGGGCCGGGTTCCGGTTGGTGATCGACTCCCAGCCCGACCTGGACGTGGTGCTGGAGGCCGGCGACGGCGACCAGGCGGTCCGTGCCCTGATGCCCGGTACGCCCCAGTCCCGCAGCCTCGGCCCGGTGGATGTGGTGCTGATGGACGTCCGGATGCCGCAGATGGACGGGTTGACCGCCACCGCCCGGATCATCGACTCCGCCACCCCGGAGCACCCGGCGCCGAAGATCATCGTGCTGACCACCTTCGACCTGGACGAGTACGTGCTGAGCGCGATCCGCGCCGGTGCGAGCGGCTTCCTGCTCAAAGACGCGCCGCCCGAGGACATGTTGCAGGCGATCCGCACCGTGCACGCCGGCGACGCGGTGATCGCACCCTCGTCCACCCGCCGATTGCTCGAACACCTGGTCACCGCGCTGCCCGCCGAACAGCCGGAGGCCGGGGCGGCCCAGGAGGCGCTCGCCAGCCTGACCGACCGTGAGCGTGAGGTGCTGGTGCTGATGGCCCGTGGCCGCTCCAACACCGAGATCGGCGCCGAGCTGTACGTCGCCGAGGCCACCGTGAAGACGCACGTCGGCCGGGTGCTCGCCAAGCTCGGCGCCCGGGACCGGGTGCAGGCGGTGGTGGTCGCCTACGAGACCGGGCTGATCGTCCCCGGCAGCTGA
- a CDS encoding GtrA family protein, with amino-acid sequence MTSGSLLDGPRPQRTFRDRWNDTLRARVVELARFGSVGSVAFVVDLGTYNLLRFGPVALFSEQPITARIVAVILSTVVSFLGSRYWTFADQRSARQGREFGLFVAINVVGIAITVGALAFSHYVLGLSGPWSDNIANIIGIVLGTIVRYLGYKAFVFTGTATLPTQLAEIGQQAAAPHVIDIIGITPAQVTDTIHRATED; translated from the coding sequence ATGACCTCCGGCTCCCTCCTCGACGGTCCGCGCCCGCAGCGGACGTTCCGGGACCGGTGGAACGACACGCTGCGCGCACGGGTGGTGGAGCTGGCCCGGTTCGGCTCGGTGGGGTCGGTCGCCTTCGTGGTCGACCTCGGGACCTACAACCTGCTCCGCTTCGGGCCGGTGGCCCTGTTCAGCGAACAGCCGATCACCGCCCGGATCGTCGCGGTGATCCTGTCCACCGTGGTGTCGTTCCTGGGCAGCCGGTACTGGACCTTCGCCGACCAGCGCTCGGCGCGGCAGGGCCGTGAGTTCGGGCTGTTCGTCGCGATCAACGTGGTCGGCATCGCGATCACCGTCGGTGCGCTGGCGTTCTCGCACTACGTGCTCGGGCTGTCCGGCCCGTGGTCGGACAACATCGCGAACATCATCGGCATCGTCCTGGGCACGATCGTGCGGTACCTCGGCTACAAGGCGTTCGTGTTCACCGGCACCGCGACCCTGCCGACCCAATTGGCGGAGATCGGCCAGCAGGCAGCCGCCCCGCACGTGATCGACATCATCGGCATCACCCCCGCCCAGGTCACCGACACCATCCACCGCGCCACCGAGGACTGA
- a CDS encoding response regulator transcription factor — MTQVLLAEDDPAIAEPLARALGREGYDVRVQGTGQGAIDRASEADLVVLDLGLPDMDGLDVARAIRNQGLTTPVLVLTARADEVDLVVGLDAGADDYVTKPFRLAELLARVRALLRRTGQDPTEEEELRGQDVRVDVAAHRAFQGERELHLTAKEFDLLRVLVGSVGTVVARETLMREVWGSDPTGSTKTLDMHVSWLRRKLGDDASSPRYISTVRGMGFRFETGEGQRG; from the coding sequence ATGACCCAGGTGCTGTTGGCTGAGGACGATCCCGCGATTGCCGAGCCTTTGGCGCGTGCCCTCGGCCGCGAAGGTTACGACGTGCGTGTGCAGGGCACCGGCCAGGGTGCCATCGACCGGGCCTCCGAGGCCGACCTGGTGGTGCTCGACCTCGGGCTGCCGGACATGGACGGGCTCGACGTGGCCCGGGCGATCCGGAACCAGGGGCTGACCACCCCGGTGCTGGTGCTCACCGCCCGCGCCGACGAGGTCGACCTGGTGGTGGGCCTGGACGCCGGGGCCGACGACTACGTGACCAAGCCCTTCCGGCTGGCCGAGCTGCTGGCCCGGGTGCGCGCGCTGCTGCGCCGCACCGGTCAGGACCCGACCGAGGAGGAGGAGCTGCGCGGCCAGGACGTCCGGGTGGACGTCGCCGCGCACCGGGCGTTCCAGGGTGAGCGCGAGCTGCACCTGACCGCCAAGGAGTTCGACCTGCTCCGCGTGCTGGTGGGTTCGGTGGGCACCGTGGTGGCCCGGGAGACCCTGATGCGCGAGGTGTGGGGCTCGGACCCGACCGGCTCGACCAAGACCCTGGACATGCACGTGTCCTGGCTGCGCCGCAAGCTCGGCGACGACGCCAGCTCGCCGCGCTACATCAGCACGGTGCGGGGGATGGGCTTCCGGTTCGAGACCGGAGAGGGCCAGCGGGGCTGA
- a CDS encoding sensor histidine kinase has protein sequence MSWWERVTQWQDRHGFAIDLLVVFLSAPIVLSIAFAIQGRWIDVALAAGFWLPLGWRRRTPVTSVVTVYAAGLLSLPTNGPIVFPGTLSVLIALYSVTIFGPVWAHRAAIIAAVVGCGGLGLVFGWLAARGGVGGIEQAIGISILIGGFGIALCVATWAFALTRRSRRELIATLRDRAERLEVERDQQATIAAAAERTRIAREMHDIVAHSLSVVVAQADGGRYAAAADPEAATRSLTTIAETGRAALADMRRLLGVLREDPDPRTGSVPTVPTGPTVPTVSQLAPSTPQPAEHDVEQLIEQVRGSGVRASLVRMGTARRLPPGMGLTVYRICQEALTNVLKHAGPEPSVTVLVQWGVRSLVVEISDDGRGASAESDGLGHGLLGMRERAAMFGGTVSSGPRPGGGFRVRAELPLPTGSAT, from the coding sequence GTGAGCTGGTGGGAGCGAGTGACGCAGTGGCAGGACCGCCACGGATTCGCCATCGATCTGTTGGTGGTGTTCCTCAGCGCGCCCATCGTGTTGTCGATCGCCTTCGCCATCCAGGGCCGGTGGATCGACGTGGCGCTGGCCGCCGGGTTCTGGCTGCCGCTCGGCTGGCGGCGGCGCACCCCCGTGACCTCGGTGGTGACGGTGTACGCCGCCGGGCTGCTCAGCCTGCCGACCAACGGGCCGATCGTCTTCCCCGGCACGCTCTCCGTGCTGATCGCGCTGTACTCGGTGACCATCTTCGGCCCGGTCTGGGCGCACCGGGCGGCGATCATCGCGGCCGTCGTCGGCTGCGGCGGGCTCGGCCTGGTGTTCGGCTGGCTGGCCGCGCGTGGCGGCGTCGGCGGCATCGAACAGGCGATCGGGATCAGCATCCTGATCGGCGGGTTCGGCATCGCGCTCTGCGTTGCCACCTGGGCCTTCGCCCTGACCCGCCGATCCCGTCGGGAGCTGATCGCCACCCTGCGCGACCGCGCCGAGCGGTTGGAGGTCGAACGCGACCAGCAGGCCACCATCGCCGCCGCCGCCGAGCGCACCCGGATCGCCCGGGAGATGCACGACATCGTGGCGCACTCGCTGTCCGTGGTCGTCGCGCAGGCGGACGGCGGTCGATACGCCGCCGCCGCGGACCCGGAGGCGGCGACGCGCTCGCTCACCACGATCGCCGAGACCGGACGGGCGGCACTGGCCGACATGCGCCGCCTGCTCGGCGTGCTGCGCGAGGACCCGGACCCGCGCACCGGCTCGGTGCCGACAGTGCCGACGGGGCCGACAGTGCCGACGGTGTCCCAGCTGGCTCCCTCCACCCCGCAACCGGCCGAACACGACGTGGAGCAGCTGATCGAGCAGGTGCGGGGCAGCGGGGTGCGCGCCTCGCTGGTCCGGATGGGCACCGCCCGTCGGCTGCCGCCCGGCATGGGCCTGACGGTGTACCGGATCTGCCAGGAGGCGCTGACCAACGTGCTCAAGCACGCCGGGCCGGAGCCGTCGGTCACCGTCTTGGTGCAGTGGGGGGTGCGGTCCCTGGTGGTGGAGATCTCCGACGACGGCCGGGGCGCCTCCGCCGAGTCGGACGGGCTGGGGCACGGGCTGCTCGGCATGCGCGAGCGCGCGGCGATGTTCGGCGGCACCGTCAGCAGCGGCCCGCGACCCGGCGGCGGCTTCCGGGTCCGGGCCGAGCTGCCGCTGCCCACCGGCTCGGCCACCTAG
- a CDS encoding HAMP domain-containing histidine kinase has translation MRRRVLQATIAAVTVAVVLLGFPLAFIGAQYIRETEVSQLQTRASDVARMIDGRLAEGTPLSDAMLEPYVERDGTSVSLYVVTEDGARFQAGPEVPSRPETVTVTSASGARVTLYAEWWDLFLLSGRVVGLVVAAALVAFAAGIAMAIWQANRLAAPLVYLAASAEQLGSGQVRPQLEPSGVEEIDLVAAELARSADRMAGRLAAERQFASDASHQLRTPLTALSMRLEEIMLATDDEEVREEARISLEQVERLVRVVDDLLTNSRRAQGGTTEAVRLLDVVHQQEEEWRPTFEAEGRELRIEVDPRVQVLVTPGALAQVLATLIENSLRHGGGTTTVRSREGASRAVVLEVADQGEGVDDDLAPRIFEREVTSGKGTGLGLALARDLAAGDGARLELAQRRPAVFALFLTGVPKAMDPDVVLPRGSVISPRTRRR, from the coding sequence GTGCGTCGCCGCGTCCTCCAGGCCACCATCGCGGCCGTGACCGTGGCGGTGGTGCTGCTCGGCTTCCCGTTGGCGTTCATCGGGGCGCAGTACATCCGCGAGACCGAGGTCTCCCAGTTGCAGACCCGGGCGAGTGACGTCGCCCGGATGATCGACGGTCGCCTGGCCGAGGGCACGCCCCTCTCCGACGCGATGCTGGAGCCCTATGTCGAACGGGACGGCACGTCGGTGTCGCTGTACGTGGTGACCGAGGACGGTGCCCGGTTCCAGGCCGGACCCGAGGTGCCCTCGCGACCGGAGACGGTGACGGTGACCTCGGCCAGCGGTGCCCGGGTGACCCTCTACGCCGAGTGGTGGGACCTGTTCCTGCTCAGTGGTCGGGTGGTCGGCCTGGTGGTCGCCGCGGCACTGGTGGCCTTCGCCGCCGGGATCGCGATGGCGATCTGGCAGGCGAACCGGCTCGCCGCCCCGCTGGTCTACCTGGCCGCCTCCGCCGAACAGCTCGGCTCCGGGCAGGTCAGGCCGCAGCTGGAGCCCTCCGGCGTGGAGGAGATCGACCTGGTCGCCGCCGAACTGGCCCGGTCGGCGGACCGGATGGCGGGTCGGCTGGCCGCCGAGCGGCAGTTCGCCTCGGATGCCTCGCACCAGCTGCGCACCCCGCTGACCGCCCTGTCCATGCGGCTGGAGGAGATCATGCTCGCCACCGACGACGAGGAGGTCCGGGAGGAGGCGCGCATCTCCCTGGAGCAGGTGGAGCGCCTGGTCCGGGTGGTCGACGACCTGCTGACCAACTCCCGCCGGGCGCAGGGTGGCACCACCGAGGCGGTCAGGCTGCTCGACGTGGTGCACCAGCAGGAAGAGGAATGGCGGCCCACCTTCGAGGCGGAGGGTCGTGAGCTCAGGATCGAGGTCGACCCGCGGGTCCAGGTGCTGGTCACCCCCGGTGCCCTGGCACAGGTGCTCGCGACCCTGATCGAGAACTCGTTGCGGCACGGCGGCGGCACCACGACGGTGCGTTCCCGCGAGGGGGCGTCCCGGGCCGTCGTGCTGGAGGTCGCCGACCAGGGCGAGGGCGTGGACGACGATCTGGCACCCCGGATCTTCGAGCGGGAGGTCACCAGCGGGAAGGGCACCGGACTCGGACTCGCCCTGGCCCGTGACCTCGCGGCGGGCGACGGTGCCCGGTTGGAGCTGGCCCAACGCCGCCCGGCCGTGTTCGCGCTGTTCCTGACCGGCGTGCCCAAGGCGATGGACCCGGATGTGGTCCTGCCGCGCGGCTCGGTGATCTCACCCCGCACCCGCCGTCGCTGA
- a CDS encoding ABC transporter ATP-binding protein has product MDTSAFSTTDARPAVRARALTKTYGSGAAEVHALAGVDVDFAAGQFTAIMGPSGSGKSTLMHLLAGLDAASSGAAYLGDTDVTQLSDDALTRLRRDRVGFVFQSFNLLPMFTAEQNILLPLELAGQKADRAWFDTLVGTLGLGERLGHRPSELSGGQQQRVAIARALIAKPEVIFADEPTGNLDSRSGAEVLSFLRRSVRELGRTIIMVTHDPAAAAYADRVVLLADGRIAGDIQDPTPEAVLTGLDALRQLETTTPAVGA; this is encoded by the coding sequence ATGGACACTTCCGCTTTCAGCACCACCGACGCCCGCCCGGCGGTCCGAGCTCGGGCACTGACCAAGACCTACGGCTCCGGCGCGGCGGAGGTGCATGCGCTGGCCGGAGTGGATGTGGACTTCGCCGCGGGGCAGTTCACCGCGATCATGGGGCCCTCCGGCTCCGGCAAGTCCACCCTGATGCACCTGCTCGCCGGGCTGGACGCCGCGAGCTCCGGTGCCGCCTACCTGGGTGACACCGACGTCACCCAGCTCTCCGACGACGCGCTGACCCGGCTGCGCCGCGACCGGGTGGGCTTCGTCTTCCAGTCGTTCAACCTGCTGCCGATGTTCACCGCCGAGCAGAACATCCTGCTGCCGCTGGAGCTCGCCGGGCAGAAGGCGGACCGCGCCTGGTTCGACACCCTGGTCGGCACGCTCGGACTCGGCGAGCGACTCGGTCACCGCCCCTCCGAGCTGTCCGGCGGTCAGCAGCAGCGGGTGGCCATCGCCCGCGCGCTGATCGCCAAGCCCGAGGTGATCTTCGCCGACGAGCCGACCGGCAACCTGGACTCCCGGTCCGGGGCCGAGGTGCTGTCGTTCCTGCGCCGCTCGGTCCGCGAGCTGGGTCGCACGATCATCATGGTCACCCACGACCCGGCGGCGGCGGCCTATGCCGACCGGGTGGTGCTGCTCGCCGACGGCCGGATCGCCGGCGACATCCAGGACCCGACCCCGGAGGCCGTCCTGACCGGCCTGGACGCGCTGCGCCAGCTGGAGACGACCACGCCGGCGGTGGGTGCCTGA